One genomic window of Nocardioides daphniae includes the following:
- the wecB gene encoding non-hydrolyzing UDP-N-acetylglucosamine 2-epimerase, whose amino-acid sequence MKVMTVVGTRPEIIRLAAVIKRLDNTPGIEHVLVHTGQNYDYSLNQVFFDDLGLRAPDHYMGVDTSSLGNVLGGVLVGTEKVLLEEKPDAMLVLGDTNSCVATVMGKRMRIPTYHMEAGNRCFDDNVPEETNRRLVDHVADFNLPYTEHARRNLLTEGLHPRQILVTGSPMREVLEEFRDQIDASDALDRLGLTSGEYFLVSAHREENVDLPERLEKLLECLVAVRDQFDKRVVVSTHPRTRKRLEALDSELDLSNIDFMEPFGFHDYNKLQLEAACVLSDSGTISEESSILGFPAITLRDSIERPEALDSGSIIMTGLDRDDVVRGVGIAMADGTVVSSHPAGYEINDTSNRVVRFISSTAGRHSQWAGLRK is encoded by the coding sequence ATGAAGGTCATGACCGTGGTCGGCACCCGCCCGGAGATCATCCGGCTCGCCGCCGTGATCAAGCGGCTCGACAACACCCCCGGCATCGAGCACGTCCTGGTCCACACGGGTCAGAACTACGACTACTCGCTCAACCAGGTCTTCTTCGACGACCTGGGCCTGCGGGCTCCGGACCACTACATGGGCGTCGACACCTCGAGCCTCGGCAACGTCCTGGGTGGCGTCCTCGTCGGCACCGAGAAAGTGCTGCTCGAGGAGAAGCCCGACGCCATGCTGGTCCTGGGCGACACCAACTCCTGCGTGGCCACGGTGATGGGCAAGCGGATGCGGATCCCGACCTACCACATGGAGGCCGGCAACCGCTGCTTCGACGACAACGTCCCCGAGGAGACCAACCGTCGCCTCGTCGACCACGTCGCCGACTTCAATCTGCCCTACACCGAGCACGCGCGCCGCAACCTGCTCACCGAAGGCCTGCACCCGCGCCAGATCCTGGTGACCGGGTCACCGATGCGTGAGGTGCTGGAGGAATTCCGCGACCAGATCGACGCCTCCGATGCCCTCGACCGCCTTGGTCTGACCTCGGGGGAGTACTTCCTTGTCAGCGCCCACCGGGAGGAGAACGTCGACCTCCCCGAGCGCCTGGAGAAGCTCTTGGAGTGCCTCGTGGCGGTGCGTGACCAGTTCGACAAGCGTGTCGTCGTCTCGACCCACCCCCGCACCCGCAAGAGGCTCGAGGCCCTCGACAGCGAGCTCGACCTGAGCAACATCGACTTCATGGAGCCCTTCGGCTTCCACGACTACAACAAGCTGCAGCTCGAGGCGGCGTGCGTGCTGTCGGACTCCGGCACCATCTCGGAGGAGTCGTCGATCCTGGGCTTCCCGGCCATCACGCTGCGTGACTCGATCGAGCGCCCGGAGGCCCTCGACAGCGGTTCGATCATCATGACCGGCCTGGACCGGGACGACGTCGTACGCGGCGTCGGCATCGCGATGGCCGACGGCACGGTTGTCTCGTCACACCCGGCCGGTTACGAGATCAACGACACGAGCAACCGGGTGGTGCGCTTCATATCGTCGACAGCGGGGCGTCATTCTCAATGGGCGGGGTTGCGGAAATAG
- a CDS encoding glycosyltransferase family 2 protein: MKTVVAVVFYSGLDDLDQCLKSIASESAAEARVVDTSPGQSAVELCLRHGAIHIAAPRNAGYAWALHQGFDSVPDEQFVFVCSNSDVVYQSGSLAELSALAARDESIVYPMQLTTPHGPVAPHIALTTFSPRSLLARWIGLGWKRGLRRQTHFVSQLSAQDGRFVPFPPEFGGSGAVIAMTAETWRRLDGLDRRFFLYEEDRALSLSARHLGISVGLALKARVVHAGGVMTRGLDFQTLDEAMTSERLLWEREFPGTGHLLIAVQRLGVGLRWIRALLRRRPEERRMYAALHRTLWRRDLLSSVPREADGFRRPRNYAFNPSEASRS; this comes from the coding sequence ATGAAGACCGTAGTGGCCGTGGTGTTCTACAGCGGTCTGGACGACCTTGACCAATGCCTGAAGAGCATTGCTAGCGAGTCCGCTGCCGAGGCCCGAGTCGTTGACACCTCCCCCGGCCAGTCCGCCGTGGAGCTCTGCCTGCGCCACGGAGCGATCCACATTGCGGCCCCTCGTAACGCCGGCTACGCCTGGGCACTCCACCAAGGTTTCGATTCCGTGCCGGACGAGCAGTTCGTCTTCGTCTGTTCCAACAGCGACGTCGTGTACCAGTCGGGTTCTCTGGCCGAGCTCAGCGCGCTGGCGGCCCGTGACGAGTCCATCGTCTACCCCATGCAGTTGACGACGCCGCATGGCCCGGTAGCACCGCACATCGCGCTGACGACCTTCTCGCCCCGGTCCTTGCTAGCGCGCTGGATCGGGCTGGGATGGAAGCGTGGGCTCCGCAGGCAGACCCATTTCGTCAGCCAGCTCAGCGCTCAGGACGGGCGGTTCGTGCCCTTCCCGCCCGAGTTCGGTGGGAGCGGTGCCGTCATCGCTATGACCGCGGAGACTTGGCGCCGACTCGACGGACTCGACCGGCGCTTCTTCCTTTACGAGGAGGATCGAGCGTTGTCCCTAAGCGCCCGCCACTTGGGCATCTCTGTGGGACTTGCGCTCAAGGCGCGCGTCGTTCACGCCGGCGGCGTCATGACTCGCGGTTTGGACTTCCAGACGCTCGATGAGGCAATGACCAGCGAGCGTCTGCTTTGGGAGAGGGAGTTTCCTGGCACGGGTCACCTCCTGATCGCCGTCCAGCGCTTGGGGGTCGGGCTGCGGTGGATCCGTGCGCTCCTGCGACGCCGCCCCGAGGAGCGTCGCATGTATGCCGCGCTCCACCGCACCTTGTGGCGCCGCGACCTGCTCAGTTCCGTACCCCGCGAAGCGGACGGCTTCCGCCGCCCCCGCAACTACGCGTTCAACCCTTCAGAAGCCTCAAGGTCCTGA
- a CDS encoding O-antigen ligase family protein, which produces MDGDGTRGRRVLRQPNYSQTDDFPPRFGDGYGARGGILAHDPAYGALSRGGGSRAYHSSGIPAAAAHAAGPARHGNTGVRCRRLGRDRATRGDGGARCRVGRHRRLLAGPRLRVRYRHQQLRGGTRGCGGRRRFQRRACAFAASTAHVSPVARGPFALASRGALIGEVAALALLFFLERKGGVAAALKPLAALLAGTVLVFVAAEQQWFWFRRFTQPGVNTDYTSGRTDLWSFAVDQWETSLIFGLGPGGGTSDMLARTAIAYPHNFVLAWLIQVGLVGTLVLMVVLCPRPLRRWTVAAAPLVAITIHSMIEPMIETPVGAVFFAVLLAAHGIPSRSQSKDVTS; this is translated from the coding sequence GTGGACGGGGATGGCACTCGCGGGCGGCGTGTTCTTCGCCAACCTAACTATTCGCAGACGGACGACTTTCCCCCTCGGTTTGGCGACGGTTACGGCGCTCGTGGGGGGATATTGGCTCACGATCCCGCCTACGGAGCCCTCAGCCGTGGTGGCGGCAGTCGCGCTTATCACTCTTCCGGCATACCTGCTGCTGCTGCGCATGCTGCCGGGCCGGCCCGACACGGCAACACCGGTGTTCGCTGCCGCCGGCTTGGTCGCGACCGTGCTACCCGGGGCGATGGAGGCGCTAGGTGCCGTGTTGGCCGACACCGCCGGCTACTCGCGGGCCCGCGTCTTCGAGTCCGCTATCGGCACCAGCAACTACGCGGCGGGACTCGCGGCTGCGGCGGGCGTCGCCGCTTTCAGCGCCGGGCGTGCGCGTTCGCGGCTTCTACTGCTCATGTCTCTCCCGTTGCTCGCGGCCCGTTCGCGCTGGCTTCCCGTGGCGCCCTTATTGGTGAGGTGGCTGCCTTGGCGCTGCTCTTCTTCCTGGAGAGAAAAGGTGGGGTGGCGGCCGCGCTGAAGCCGCTGGCGGCACTTCTCGCAGGCACCGTGCTCGTCTTCGTCGCAGCCGAACAACAATGGTTTTGGTTCCGGCGCTTCACCCAGCCCGGCGTCAACACCGACTACACCTCCGGACGCACGGACCTCTGGTCGTTCGCAGTTGACCAGTGGGAGACCAGCCTCATCTTCGGTCTTGGGCCAGGGGGCGGAACTAGCGACATGCTGGCACGGACGGCAATCGCCTACCCGCACAACTTCGTGCTCGCCTGGCTTATCCAGGTCGGACTCGTCGGCACCCTTGTGCTGATGGTCGTCCTGTGCCCCCGCCCGCTGCGACGGTGGACAGTGGCGGCTGCTCCGCTGGTCGCGATCACAATCCATTCCATGATCGAACCCATGATCGAGACGCCGGTGGGGGCGGTGTTCTTCGCAGTGCTGCTCGCGGCCCATGGGATACCCAGCAGAAGTCAGTCAAAGGATGTGACGTCATGA
- a CDS encoding glycosyltransferase, which yields MGRTGRGARVVNVIQNILYLHPEGVAMHGFRAKVMRGIIRATHRFADTTVCVSRESVELWRGLTGADSIVIPQGISGVHQPGEGPRERRITVLTGSNAHKHPEIARDLVDAARRQFSDTEVHVVGLHLDSDSFSHQQLASEQLAALFRSSHAVVITSTIESFGLPAFEARACGALVVVHPRTAMAEWLADDPGTFVAGGVGAEALLETLCEVMALPVDAIGANTDHYWSAAGVTWADELVRERRSDVKGRR from the coding sequence GTGGGCAGGACCGGCCGGGGCGCACGGGTCGTCAACGTAATCCAGAACATCCTGTACCTGCACCCGGAAGGCGTCGCGATGCACGGCTTCCGGGCCAAGGTCATGCGCGGGATCATCCGGGCGACCCACCGCTTCGCCGACACCACGGTCTGCGTCTCCCGCGAGTCTGTCGAACTGTGGAGGGGCCTTACCGGCGCGGATTCGATCGTCATTCCCCAAGGAATCTCCGGCGTCCACCAACCCGGGGAGGGCCCCCGTGAACGCAGGATCACCGTGCTCACCGGAAGCAACGCGCACAAGCATCCGGAGATTGCGCGGGATCTGGTCGACGCCGCTCGACGCCAATTTTCCGACACTGAGGTCCACGTTGTCGGGCTCCATCTGGATTCTGACTCCTTCAGTCACCAGCAGCTCGCCTCCGAGCAACTGGCCGCGCTCTTCCGTTCGTCCCACGCAGTGGTGATCACCAGCACGATCGAGTCCTTCGGTCTACCCGCGTTCGAGGCCCGCGCGTGTGGTGCCCTGGTCGTCGTCCATCCGCGAACAGCGATGGCCGAGTGGCTCGCCGACGACCCTGGCACGTTCGTCGCGGGTGGGGTAGGGGCCGAGGCCCTGCTCGAAACACTGTGTGAGGTCATGGCCCTGCCGGTGGATGCAATAGGCGCCAACACCGACCACTACTGGTCTGCAGCGGGCGTCACGTGGGCCGACGAGCTGGTGCGGGAGCGGCGTTCTGATGTAAAAGGTCGACGATGA
- a CDS encoding sulfite exporter TauE/SafE family protein, whose translation MDALTLVDWITWSFFSVMIAGFVVGIVVGLTGMGGGALMTPALIFLGVGDTATVVTADLTAAAVYKTGGAIVHKREGSPNMQLAKWLILGSVPTALLGPYLVSWFTDSPDHLDKTLKLCIGFALLLAAATYAGRLYLNLLRVRRGTFVGDDDPKIRPLPTFLVGVAGGLLVGITSVGSGSVIMICLLMLYPGLSAVKLVGTDLVQAVPLVLAAAISNIAIHGLDWGITVPLVLGSVPGTILGSKLAPRIRQSFIPPRHRRGADDVGHRAARQGGLGSPRRRRRRDQPDARRVRRHRHGRPRAAGVGRDPPLGRPADDGRPDRRGAGRPGVPPREPAGPRGGRRGSTAA comes from the coding sequence ATGGACGCGCTCACCCTCGTCGACTGGATCACCTGGTCGTTCTTCTCCGTGATGATCGCCGGCTTCGTGGTCGGCATCGTCGTCGGCCTCACCGGCATGGGCGGTGGCGCCCTGATGACGCCCGCCCTGATCTTCCTGGGCGTCGGTGACACCGCCACGGTGGTCACTGCCGACCTCACCGCGGCTGCGGTCTACAAGACCGGCGGCGCCATCGTGCACAAGCGCGAGGGCTCACCCAACATGCAGTTGGCGAAGTGGCTGATCCTCGGCTCGGTGCCCACGGCCCTGCTCGGGCCCTACCTGGTGTCGTGGTTCACCGACTCCCCCGACCACCTCGACAAGACCCTCAAGCTCTGCATCGGCTTCGCGCTGCTGCTCGCTGCCGCGACCTACGCCGGCCGCCTCTACCTCAACCTGCTGCGCGTGCGCCGCGGCACGTTCGTGGGCGACGACGACCCGAAGATCCGTCCGCTCCCGACCTTCCTGGTCGGCGTGGCCGGCGGCCTGCTCGTCGGCATCACCAGCGTCGGCTCGGGCTCGGTCATCATGATCTGCCTGCTGATGCTCTACCCCGGCCTGAGTGCGGTGAAGCTGGTCGGCACCGACCTGGTGCAGGCGGTGCCGCTCGTCCTGGCCGCCGCCATCTCCAACATCGCGATCCACGGCCTCGACTGGGGCATCACGGTCCCGCTGGTGCTCGGCTCGGTGCCCGGCACGATCCTCGGCTCCAAGCTGGCGCCGCGCATCCGCCAGTCGTTCATCCCGCCGCGGCATCGTCGTGGTGCTGACGATGTCGGGCATCGCGCTGCTCGACAAGGCGGGCTGGGCTCCCCTCGGCGCCGGCGCCGACGAGACCAACCCGATGCTCGTCGCGTACGTCGGCATCGCCATGGTCGTCCTCGTGCCGCTGGTGTGGGGCGTGATCCGCCGCTCGGTCGGCCTGCCGATGATGGGCGCCCCGACCGTCGAGGAGCTGGACGTCCCGGAGTTCCACCCCGAGAGCCTGCGGGGCCGCGGGGCGGGCGCCGGGGCAGCACCGCAGCGTGA
- the cysC gene encoding adenylyl-sulfate kinase, which yields MSSSLPQHCPSPRELDDLELLLSGALAPRTRFDDPRDADALVTLDLPEELQGRAVELVDPEGMPLARLEADGSLVALTHAQYGPFRRLHLSPAQARSSYPGRSWIPVDDALTTEEIGRLRHRGALVLLALTGAGTPRLSPVALVRATLAAAAELPDAVVVAVPLASHGDPAADARLRERVVAAYAGGDAVWPIPPRAEEPTLTDFPAGVAAVVRRDRPAPAEQGLVLFFTGLSGSGKSTLARALMDRILEQGQRTVTSLDGDVVRRNLSAGLSFSKADRETNIRRIGWVAAEIARHGGLAVCSPIAPFAETRTEVREMVESAGGAFFLVHVATPVEECERRDRKGLYAKARRGEIPEFTGISSPYEAPDDASVVVDTTGRSVEDALDDVIDALAESGLLDVRTSGSRSRVEPFPVAAAPAPAAPSLFADPTPSRRGARAADRLSVIFVCTANVCRSPFMELTAQSIVGDAVEFASIGTDAKVGRSMDAVISEFLPQGVTNGHFRAAAVSEDAVDAADLILTAEASHADHLVERHPRAFRKIFTLAQWAETVQGSDLRGRELIEWAGQYRVPRAPEHDITDPYKRGRERAQVAAQRITSLLQAGIPPLTRD from the coding sequence GTGTCCTCCTCTCTTCCGCAGCACTGCCCGTCGCCCAGGGAGCTCGACGACCTCGAGCTCCTGCTGAGTGGCGCCCTGGCACCGCGTACGCGTTTCGACGACCCGCGTGACGCCGACGCCCTCGTCACCCTCGACCTCCCCGAGGAGCTGCAGGGCCGCGCCGTCGAGCTGGTCGACCCCGAGGGGATGCCGCTGGCGCGGCTCGAGGCCGACGGCTCCCTGGTCGCGCTGACCCACGCCCAGTACGGCCCCTTCCGCCGGCTGCACCTCAGCCCGGCCCAGGCCCGCTCGTCCTACCCGGGTCGCAGCTGGATCCCGGTCGACGACGCCCTGACCACCGAGGAGATCGGCCGCCTGCGCCACCGCGGCGCCCTGGTCCTGCTGGCCCTCACCGGCGCCGGCACGCCCAGACTCTCGCCGGTCGCCCTGGTCCGCGCCACCCTCGCGGCCGCCGCCGAGCTGCCGGACGCCGTCGTGGTGGCCGTGCCGCTGGCCTCACACGGCGACCCCGCCGCCGACGCGCGCCTGCGTGAGCGCGTGGTCGCTGCGTACGCCGGTGGCGACGCGGTCTGGCCGATCCCGCCCCGTGCGGAGGAGCCGACCCTCACCGACTTCCCGGCCGGCGTGGCCGCCGTGGTGCGGCGCGACCGCCCCGCGCCCGCCGAGCAGGGCCTCGTCCTCTTCTTCACCGGCCTCTCCGGCAGCGGCAAGTCGACCCTGGCCCGCGCCCTGATGGACCGGATCCTCGAGCAGGGCCAGCGCACCGTCACCTCGCTCGACGGCGACGTGGTGCGCCGCAACCTCTCCGCCGGCCTCTCCTTCAGCAAGGCCGACCGCGAGACCAACATCCGCCGCATCGGCTGGGTGGCCGCCGAGATCGCCCGCCACGGCGGGCTGGCGGTCTGCAGCCCGATCGCCCCCTTCGCCGAGACCCGCACCGAGGTGCGCGAGATGGTCGAGTCGGCCGGCGGCGCCTTCTTCCTGGTGCACGTCGCGACCCCGGTCGAGGAGTGCGAGCGCCGCGACCGCAAGGGCCTCTACGCCAAGGCCCGGCGTGGCGAGATCCCGGAGTTCACCGGGATCTCCTCCCCCTACGAGGCCCCTGACGACGCCAGCGTCGTCGTCGACACGACCGGACGCTCCGTCGAGGACGCCCTCGACGACGTCATCGACGCGCTGGCCGAGAGCGGGCTGCTGGACGTGCGTACGTCGGGTAGCCGGTCGCGGGTCGAGCCCTTCCCGGTCGCTGCCGCCCCGGCACCGGCTGCCCCGTCCCTCTTCGCCGACCCCACGCCGTCGCGGCGCGGTGCCCGCGCAGCCGACCGGCTCTCGGTGATCTTCGTCTGCACCGCCAACGTCTGCCGCTCCCCCTTCATGGAGCTCACGGCGCAGTCGATCGTGGGCGACGCGGTGGAGTTCGCCTCGATCGGCACCGACGCCAAGGTGGGGCGCTCGATGGACGCCGTGATCTCGGAGTTCCTGCCCCAAGGCGTCACCAACGGGCACTTCCGGGCCGCTGCGGTGAGCGAGGACGCGGTCGACGCCGCCGACCTCATCCTCACCGCCGAGGCCAGCCACGCCGACCACCTGGTGGAGCGGCACCCCCGCGCCTTCCGCAAGATCTTCACCCTCGCCCAGTGGGCCGAGACGGTGCAGGGCAGTGACCTGCGCGGCCGCGAGCTGATCGAGTGGGCCGGGCAGTACCGCGTACCGCGGGCGCCGGAGCACGACATCACAGACCCCTACAAGCGTGGACGCGAGCGGGCCCAGGTCGCCGCCCAGCGGATCACGTCCCTCCTCCAGGCGGGCATCCCGCCGCTGACCCGGGACTGA
- a CDS encoding helix-turn-helix domain-containing protein: MPKEKPADKPEKTSVLGKTAATAKAGVAVGVGAGAQVGAGVSKVGDFLKEQRQASRLSLRQLADLAGVSNPYLSQIERGLRKPSAEVLQQLAKALRISAEQLYVQAGLITPDSPAATRTSVEVAVLADHRLTASQRQSLLEIHASFVALNGTGDLADPASEPEPVPEPEATPGE, encoded by the coding sequence ATGCCCAAGGAGAAGCCTGCCGACAAGCCGGAGAAGACCTCCGTGCTCGGCAAGACCGCAGCGACGGCCAAGGCCGGCGTCGCGGTCGGTGTGGGAGCCGGGGCCCAGGTGGGCGCCGGGGTCAGCAAGGTCGGTGACTTCCTCAAGGAGCAGCGCCAGGCCTCGCGGCTCTCGCTGCGTCAGCTCGCCGACCTGGCCGGGGTCTCCAACCCCTACCTCAGCCAGATCGAGCGGGGCCTGCGCAAGCCGTCGGCCGAGGTGCTCCAGCAACTCGCCAAGGCCCTGCGGATCTCCGCGGAGCAGCTCTACGTGCAGGCCGGCCTGATCACGCCCGACAGTCCGGCCGCCACCCGGACCAGCGTCGAGGTCGCCGTCCTCGCCGACCACCGACTCACCGCCAGCCAGCGCCAGTCGCTGCTGGAGATTCACGCCTCGTTCGTCGCGCTCAACGGCACCGGCGACCTCGCGGATCCCGCCTCGGAGCCCGAGCCTGTGCCCGAGCCTGAGGCCACCCCCGGCGAATGA